In the Hordeum vulgare subsp. vulgare chromosome 7H, MorexV3_pseudomolecules_assembly, whole genome shotgun sequence genome, one interval contains:
- the LOC123408778 gene encoding protein RADIALIS-like 4 isoform X1 encodes MSSSWTFKQNKVFEDALAKYDKDTPDRWQNVARAVGDGKSVEDVMKHFAKLQNDVEEPALKEMVRYYRELENRAGGGSSSNNAKGGSSRGGSSEQPRPWYLKTQ; translated from the exons ATGAGTTCATCGTGGACATTCAAGCAGAACAAGGTATTCGAGGACGCGCTGGCCAAGTACGACAAGGACACGCCAGACAGGTGGCAGAACGTGGCGCGGGCGGTCGGGGACGGCAAGTCGGTGGAGGATGTGATGAAGCACTTCGCGAAGCTGCAAAATGACGTGGAAGAGCCGGCCTTGAAAGAGATGGTAAGGTACTACCGGGAGCTGGAAAACCGCGccggcggcggcagcagcagcaacaacgccAAGGGCGGTTCCAGCCGCGGTGGCAGCAGCGAGCAGCCGAG GCCATGGTACCTCAAGACCCAGTGA
- the LOC123408778 gene encoding protein RADIALIS-like 4 isoform X2, giving the protein MSSSWTFKQNKVFEDALAKYDKDTPDRWQNVARAVGDGKSVEDVMKHFAKLQNDVEEPALKEMVRYYRELENRAGGGSSSNNAKGGSSRGGSSEQPR; this is encoded by the exons ATGAGTTCATCGTGGACATTCAAGCAGAACAAGGTATTCGAGGACGCGCTGGCCAAGTACGACAAGGACACGCCAGACAGGTGGCAGAACGTGGCGCGGGCGGTCGGGGACGGCAAGTCGGTGGAGGATGTGATGAAGCACTTCGCGAAGCTGCAAAATGACGTGGAAGAGCCGGCCTTGAAAGAGATGGTAAGGTACTACCGGGAGCTGGAAAACCGCGccggcggcggcagcagcagcaacaacgccAAGGGCGGTTCCAGCCGCGGTGGCAGCAGCGAGCAGCCGAGGTA G